CAGTCGGCAACGAATTTCTGAGAAAAAATCAAAAataacctttgccgactgctcagggagcagagcagtcggcaaagtattttaaaaaaaattaaaaaaaataattttttgaaaaaaaaataataggacctttgccgactgcgtcacatgctggcagtcggcaaagggaaaaaaaaaaaagaaaacgtcGCCTTATCCGCTCGGCCCGCCCTCCCTCCCCAAAATCCCGCCCGCCTGCCCCAAATAACCCGCTCGCCCAACGCCGCCACCCAGCCGCCCCCGCCGTCGACACCGTCGCCCGGCCGGCCGACGGCGCATCCCCCGtgccctccccctcccccgcgcgccctcccctccctctctcccgcgTCGGCggatcccctcctcctcctcccccgcccCCGAGCGAGCGCCCTCGGTGGCCGCGCCCCTCCCAGGCGGCGGCGCCCTCCCCGCGCGGCGCGGCCCTCCCGGGGCCCCCCGCGCTGGTCCCTCCCCGGCGGCGCGGCCATCCCCGGCGGCGCCCCCCTCCCGCGCCCCCCCCCCCGCGCTGGGCCACCCCGCGGCGTCCCCCCCCCGCGGGCCCCCCCGCTGGGCCTCCCGGCCGGCCGCCCCGCCCAGGCCCCTCACCGGCGCTGCCCCGCCCCGATCCGGCCCCGGCCAGGCGCCGCCGCGTGCAGCTCCGGCGTGCCCCGCAGCGGCCGCGGCCTCGCCCCGACCCGCCGGCCCGTCGTGCCCCGCCCGATCCGGCGTGCCCCGCTCCGTCCGCCGTCCGCGCGCGTCGCCGTCCGGGCCCTGCGTCGCCGTCCTCGCCGCGCCGTCCTCGCCTCGCCGTCCTCGCCTCGCCGCGCGTCCTCGCCTCGCCGCGCCGTCCCGCCTCGCCGTCCTCGCGCGCGCCTCTGCTCCACGCGCCGGTGACGCCGTCCGTGACGACGAggtagtagtactactagtagtagtagtttactTTGTTAATACCTgcttatattcttctgcatggattggaaatacatttgtggttgtcggccatcgtgcctgacatgtatatgtgtttgtcggccatcgtgccgtcttttcttgcaggtttggtaaccttcccgtacaggggaggtgctgccgaaatttttcgttctcactaattgttttttctttttcaggaGGGCTCCCATTGGAGGCTAGCCGAGGAGCACGAACTGCGCACTGGCCCCCGCTAGCCTTTCTTCACCTGGCACCTGCGGTATGACCCCTCTTCCGCCACATGTAGTCGTAGGTCGCgttacccagttaggcgtctccccgTCCGAAACGGATACGGTGGAAGTAATGCGTTCTTTTCGCATATGTATAAACCGTAtccctgtttcggattgtccactgtattttggacagcccgaggatgcgcaGACGAGGTTAGCTCCCATGTTCCGCTCCCGTCCGAGTCGGAGTTTCGGCAGAGGACCTCCCcccgttgttctctggatacacactctcccccgccgggacgtgtatcgggagaacagcggggaggtgctgccgaattcTGTTCGGCGAcggggagcggagcatggaagctaACCTCAGTCTGCGCATGCTcggggtgggattaggacctatccttcacctattagatggtaggagcgTGTGTAGATGCACTTGCTGGTTTTATCACATGTTACAATTGCCGCATGACAGAGCATgggtgaccgtgagtggatgtactcgggcTTCGCAAGTAAGAGCCACGAATGGATCAGGGGGACGACTGAgttcctggagcatgcatttggccaGCTGCTAAAGGGTCGATTCGGATGTCGTGTCCCTGCCAGCGAGTGcaggaacaagaagaagaagtagaaagTAAAGGCTCAGGTGTTGAGAGATCTGTTCAAGCACGGGTTCGTTCCAACATATACCCGTTGGCGCCACCATGGTGAATACCATCCTTATTAGGGACGAGGTGGTGCGACCCGTCCTCGAGGAGTATGATGGCGATGCCGGGATGGCAGACATGATGGCAGACTTCCACGAAGCACGGTTTGGCGAAGGAATGGATGTGGAGGAAGATCCGGAGGAAACCGCGAAGgccttctacgacatgatggagtcggcacagaagccccttcacgagaagacaaagcttacgcaACTGGATGTCTCACGCCTGATAGGGTTGAAGTCGCAGCTGGGCATTAGTCGAGACGGCTTCGATCTCGTGTTGAGCATTGTTGGGGGACTGCTTCCGGCAGATCATGTCCTGCCGACGAACACCTACGCTACACAGaagctccttcgtgcacttaagatgccgtatgaggggatccatgcttgtccgaaggggtgcgtcctgttCAGGGGAGACCTCGAGGAAGCAAAAACCTGTCCGAAGTGCGATGCCTCTAGGTTCGTGTTGGTAGAAGGCTCTGATGGCAGCATGAAACAGTCTAAGGTCCCCGAGAAGGTCgtacggcaccttcctttcctaccgaggcTGCAACGGCTGTATATGacggaggagtccgcgaaacagatgacgtggcacaagaatggcaaaagataccatcctgacaagatggtacacccggcGGACGGTGATGCATGGAAGCACTTCGATAACATGAATCCTGTCAAGGCTatggaggctcggaatgtacgcgtagcgctggcaacagatgggttcaacccgtttggaatgatcggcggccccgtacacttgcTGTGGCCCTGTGTttgtgatccccctcaatctccccccggcgTCATGTTTGACCCTTAAGAACGCCCATTGCTCTTGACGCTGATAATACCATGGACACCCCGGGCGGactaatatgggtgtgttcatgcagcCTGGTGTGGGATGAAGTTGTGAACTTTGCTTGCGGAAGAGGGGGGGTACTCACGTACCGAACAGGGCTAGGGCAAGAGGCACTTCAGAATTGCCATGTGTCTTCAGGTACCAGTAttcaatgcatgacttcctggcgtatggcttaTTCAGCggcgtggtgtgttcacgggaagttcccttgcCCGACATGCAAGGCGAAGATTGATGTTCACCTGGCTGGCCAAGGGCGGCAAGTTTTTCTTCTTTCGACAAGCATCGCCAATTCCTGCCTGAGAACCATGAATTCAGGCTAGATGTAAAGCAACTTCACGAAAGGGCGTTCAAGTCACCGGCCCCATTCCGGCCAGGTTAAGAGCCCTGCCGACGTCCTTGCCGCCATACAGGCTCTCGAATCTGAGGGAAAACAGGTGGGTTTAAGGGATATGCTCGggaccacatgtggactcatatatcgggcttgactaggctcccctaatTCAAGGACCTTCTTCTGTTCCACACAAACATCGATGtgatgcacacagaaaagaatgtgGCCGAGGGCACCTGGGCAACACCTCATGGACGTTGGCAAAAAGTCGAAGGACAACGTCAAGGCTAGACTGGACCTGGAGATGATCTGCTGATAGACCAAACCTGGTGATGAAGACCCCTGCGCCCGGCAGGAAATGGAAAGGGGGCCGGCCGATTACATCCTGAAAAGGGGCAGATAGGAAGACGTTCTGCAGTGGATCAGACGTTAAAGTTCCCCGATGGGTATGCGGCGAAGGTGCTGAGGCAGGGGGTGTGTGAACTTGCAGACTATGAAAGTCTAGGATGAAGagccatgacttccacatatggattgagcggatcCCTTCCTGCGATGACCCCGGGGATACCTCCCAGAGCATGTGTGGCGctcctggcagagttgagcttcttcttccgccagctttgtgccaaggagttgtcTCGGGATGTTTGTGTTGAACTGGAGAAGGCTGCACCTCTagtgctctgcaagttggagatgatatttccacccggcttctttctGTCCATGCAGCATCTGATCTTGCACCTACCAGCGCGAGGCACGGTTTGGGGggtcccgtgcaggcccgttggtgctatccaatcgagaggttGGTCTAAAGCTTACGTTTCGGAAAaattgtagaaataaagccaagatTGAGGCTTCCCGTGGGAGAGGCCTAccgttctagaggaggtgtcgacctTCACACAGGCGTACTATACTGAGAAGCTTCCCAGCATGCACATCCAACCCCTCGTTACACGCTAGACGAGAACTCATCGatactcagccttttccaaggggatCTCGGGAGTGGAAGCGCAGGGTACCAACAAGCAGTTGAACCATCAGGAGTGGACAGACTATCATGTTCACATTGTTGatcaaccttgatgaagtgattCCTTATCagaagtaagttctcaatgagcttgttacctaCGCCGTCACTATCCTCCCATCTATCATGGTCCTGACCCTCCTAGTTTCTTCCTTCTTTCAGGGAATTTATTAGTCAATAACTGGAGAGGCAATAGGGCTCCTACCGAGCAAGAAGAAGACAATCTTCTTAGACacggtgtgcccgatttcatctCCTGGTTCTGTACAAAGGTACCAACCAACTAACCTCTTTCTGACTTTGTGATTCCACTTTGCTCCCCGGAGCGAGTTATGTAACGATCTCCTACCCTTGCAGGCCCGAACGGATGCAGAAATGAGCGATGAATTGaaacaggtgggccgtggcttctcccgtagggtgaagtcattcaccgtttatgatgtgaatggctatcgctttcgccACGAGAAGCTACGAGGAGAGTCGACCCCACCTAAAAACCATGTGCCTgcggagttcgtacgcccggcacgGATGGGAAggactactacggcatagtcgaAGAGATATACCGAGCTCAACTTAAGGGTGCCGAGGACTTTAGCGCCGGgtggtattcaaatgccattggttcgatcctgatATCACGAGGAAAGACCTTACGATAGgtcaagtcgagattcgacaggactcCAGCTataaaggagacgatgtctacattgtggccaacCGAGActgccacgcaagtttattacctcccatgggcgtgccaaaaagacgaGAAGCTTGCGGGGTGGAGCCTTGTGCATTTGGTGTCGCCGCGCGCAAAGCGCCTCTCCCAAACGACGccgattacaactttgacccaagcaCCGATGAGTTCTATCAACCTGAGGGGCTAGAAGGTACCTTGGAGATCGACATTGGTTCGCTCAtcggcatggaagtagacaacgaaatcgatgaggacgagggtgaGGAGGTGCAGGATGCCAGGGACTTAAGAATGCTTGAGCGATGGCAGATGCAGCGCGATGGAGTTGTCCAGGaggaggtacatgatgatgactatggagacgatgaggatgatgatgacagtgATGACTTAAGGgagctcgacaatattgatagcgATGACGACGATAGTGATAGAGATGACGACTCCACGCCCGAGATATTGCCGTTCGCGGAGATAATTACGAggccatgtaatactatattgttattattatgttccTTTACAAGTACTTGTCATTTATTTATGCTAACAGTTTTGTTCTTTGTcattgcaggcactcggcaa
This Miscanthus floridulus cultivar M001 unplaced genomic scaffold, ASM1932011v1 os_2288, whole genome shotgun sequence DNA region includes the following protein-coding sequences:
- the LOC136534772 gene encoding uncharacterized protein, producing MLAVGKGKKKKENVALSARPALPPQNPARLPQITRSPNAATQPPPPSTPSPGRPTAHPPCPPPPPRALPSLSPASADPLLLLPRPRASALGGRAPPRRRRPPRAARPSRGPPRWSLPGGAAIPGGAPLPRPPPRAGPPRGVPPPRAPPLGLPAGRPAQAPHRRCPAPIRPRPGAAACSSGVPRSGRGLAPTRRPVVPRPIRRAPLRPPSARVAVRALRRRPRRAVLASPSSPRRASSPRRAVPPRRPRARLCSTRR